The genomic DNA ACGCCAGTGCAACTAAGGCCAGAGCTGATGCACCCGCCAAGCAATAGCGCCAGCTTAAATTTTGCCCAACTAAAGTGACAATTGGCACCCCGACGATAGTGGCTATGGTTAAGCCCATAAACACTTTGGATATATAGCTGGCGCGTTTATCTTGTGGGGCAATATCGGCGGCTAATAATATGGCCGCGCCAAAGTAAGCGCCATGGGGCAGGCCACTTAAAAAACGAAACACAATCAGCTGCTCAAGTGAGGTTGCCATTGCACTTAAGCCATTGGCGATAAACATTAATGTTAGAAAAATAACCAAGGCATGGCGTTTTTTCATGTTGGCCGTCGTCAGCATTAAAATCGGCGCCCCGACAACAACCCCTATCGCGTAAGCACTAATGGCATAACCGCTCTGTGACGGTGTTGAGGAAAATGTTTCGCTGATTAAGGGCAGCATTGGCATCATCGAAAACTCCGATAATCCCAATATAAATGTGCCTAAGGCTAATACCAGCAAAATGGCGCGAGTATTAAGTTGACTTGGTAACGTTGCCGCCGATGCCATAAAAATCCTGTTAGTGATAAGAGATAAATAGTGATAAGTACGACTTCACTACTGAGTACATGGCGATAGAGACAAGCACCATTTGGGCTTGAATGTTGCAGACAAACAAGAAGCTTTATCTGTCACACAAAAAGTGTCCGAATCGAGCTAAACATCATCGCAATAATAGTAATGTCGCGATTGATTGTTTTAGATTATCGACGGTAAGGTGAAAAAGTATGGGCGTTTATTCGATATTTAATCAAACGTTTTATAAATTAATTATTCATTTAAACAGATGGTTATGATTGTTTTTTTGTGATTTTTTTGATCTAATCAGTGGCTGTAATGTAATCATGTAGTTAATTAAAGCGGTTAATGCTGTTTAAAATGGATTATTGAAATATTCACGTTCTACAGTGTAACAAATCCCTTCCGTCGGCATCAATCTTTAGTCTAATTACCGCCGTTTTTTACTTGTGAGTGACCCCATGTATTGGTTAGTTTGAATAAGACTAATCATAATATTCATTATAATAATAAATGCCATGGAGGCTTCAATGTTTATCCCGCCAAATCAAGCAACATTTCCACTAACGTTAAGTGAATATCATGGTGCCACTTCAACTACGCTGATTGATAACACCATTGGCCAATATTTTGATGATATTGCTAACACCTATCCAGATAATCTTGCCGTCGTCGTTCATCATCAAGATATCCGCTGGAACTATCGCCAGTATCAAGCAAAGATTGATGCACTTGCCACAGGCTTATTGAAACTAGGTATTCAGCCCGGGGATAGAGTAGGGATCTGGTCACCCAATAATATTGAGTGGTGTTTAACCCAATTTGCTACCGCTAAAATTGGTGCAATTATGGTGTGCATTAACCCAGCTTATCGCCCCGAAGAGTTAGAATACTCCCTGAATAATGTTGGCTGTCGCGCAGTGATTTGTGCCGATAAATTTAAGTCCAGTAATTACCTGCAAATGTTGAATGAGCTAGTGCCAGAATTAAGCAGCAATCTAGGTCACTTATCTGCTCGCGCATTACCCGAACTTGAGTTTGTGATCCGCATGGGGATTGACAAGACACCAGGCATGCTTAACTTTAACGATTTGCTGGTTGATGTTAACGCCGATGACCAACAAGCGTTAGCCACTATTGCTGATACACTCAACAGCCATGATTCGATTAATATTCAATTTACTTCTGGCACCACGGGTAGCCCTAAAGGCGCGACGCTATCGCATCATAATATTTTAAATAATGCCTATTTAGTGGCGGAGGCAATGAAGCTTACTCCTGTCGATAAATTGTGTATTCCTGTGCCGCTATATCATTGTTTTGGTATGGTATTAGGCAGCTTATCTTCTATTATTTACGCTTCAGCGGCTGTGTACCCAAGTGAGTCTTTTGATCCACTAACCACCTTGCAAATAGTGGCACAAGAGCGCTGCACCGCATTACATGGCGTGCCGACCATGTTTATTGCAGAGTTAGAACATCCACAATTTAACCAGTTTGACCTTAGCTCACTGCGCACTGGCATTATGGCTGGCGCCACTTGCCCCGAAGAAGTCATGCGACGAGTACAAGAACTGATGTACATGAAAGAGGTGCTGATTGGTTACGGACAAACCGAATGCAGCCCGTTAAACCACATTACTGAAATAGATTCTCCCATCGAAAAACAAGTGCTCACCGTTGGCCGAGCATTGCCACACACCGCAGTGAAAATTATCAATGAATTTGGCGACGTGGTTGCTATTGGTCAACCCGGTGAAGTGTGCAGTCGAGGCTACTGCATTATGCAAGGTTATTGGAATGACCCCGCTAAAACCGCTGCAACCATCGACAGTGCTGGTTGGTTACATTCGGGCGATATCGGTCAAATGGACGAGCTGGGTTATGTGCAAATTGTGGGTCGTATTAAAGACATGATCATCCGCGGCGGCGAGAATATTTACCCACGAGAAATTGAAGAAGAGCTCTACAGCCATAAGGACGTGCAAGACGCGGCAGTATTTGGCGTGCAAAGTGACAAATATGGTGAGGAGGTGTGCGCCTGGATTAAAGTTCGCGCCAATGCCGACATTACCGAAGACGATATTCGTCATTTTCTAACTGAAAAATTCGCCTATTTTAAAGTGCCGCGCTACATCAAGTTTGTCGACCAATACCCCATGACCGTCACTGGCAAAATTCAGAAATTTAAAATGCGTGAGTTAATGTACGAGGAGTTACATAAAGCGATAAATTAACATGCCTATGCATCTGACTCAGTTTTGGCCTATTCTTATAGTATAAATCAAGACTAGAAGTGAGATCTGCTATGAAAATGCCTGAAACGAGTTTTTTTTGAATGGCAACGTCAATTCAGCTCTGAAACTGATTGCTTAAATCACATTAAGAAAATGAGATGGCCTAATGGTTTTGTTTGCCCTAGATGCTCTTGTGAGCATGCCTATGAGCTTACAACCCGCAATTTATATGAATGCAGTCAATGTCATAAACAAACATCGGTCACAGCAGACACATTATTCCACGGTAGCCGTATTCCTATCACTAAGTGGTTTTGGGCTATCTACTTTTTAGGCTCAGATAAGGGCAGTATTTCAGCATTAAGACTGAGTAAGCACATTGAAGTTAATTGGCGAACGGCACGTTTGATATTAAGTAAGCTGAGAACAGCTATGGGCCATAGAGACAGCTTATATAGACTGTCAGGGGTCATTGAAATTGATGATTCGTTAGTGGGTGGCAAAAGCAAGGGCAAGCGTGGACGTGGAGCAGGAGGTAAAACACCTGTTTTAGTTGCCGTTGAAAGCAAAGGAAAAAGAGCTGGATTTATTGCTATGCAGGCTGTGAATAGCGTTTGCCATGATAGTGTTGAAAAGTTCGTTGCCAAACACTTAACGAGACAGCAAAAAGTGCATACAGACGGCTTACCTGCGTTGAACATTATAGATAAGACTCAACAACATGAAGCGAGGGTTACCCCCAGTGAGCTTGTTGATGAATGGCTGCCTTGGGTTCATATTGCCATTGGTAACTTAAAAGCATTTTTACTTGGGACATTCCATGGTGTTTCAGGAAAGTACCTACAAGAATACCTGAGCGAGTTCTGTTATCGGTTCAATCGTAGACAAATGGAAAGAGAAATACCTAACAGATTGTTAAATTTGGCAATCATTCACACGCCAATACATTCTTACTGAGCCAAGTGCATAGGCATGTAAATTAATGTTTTGCGTGTAATCATTTAAGCCCAGTGTTGAGTTATCGCACTGGGCTTTTATATTGAAGGGCAATCTATTTGGAAGTGAAGTAGATACTTCACGCGGCGGACGAGTACAGCATTAATTGGCTTAGACATAACCGTCATAACATTGATCTAATTGACACAGCCTGACTTTCGACAAAAAGTTTGAGTTTGAGTTTGAATTAAACACAGTTGTAAATAAATGATGTTTTCTCGATAGCTCATGGTGAGTGATACCATTGGCAACTTATTTTGTGTAATGGCTCAGAACGGTAGCGCCAACACTTTTTCAGCTGAATACAATCTACCCATTGTTGGAGTTATTTTGAATAATACTAAAGGTAGTCTTTTTATGGTTGCCGCGATGGCAGCATTTTCTATTGAAGACATGCTGATTAAATCGGCAGCCGAAACCACTTCTATTGGTTTGATTTTAGCGTTATTTGGTTTCGGTGGAATGTTGGTTTTTATGCTGCTGACTTGGCGTAAAGGTCAAACAATTTTACATCCAGCACTGATGTCTAAGCCAATATTGATCCGTGCGGCGTGCGAAGTCGTTGGCCGATTCTGTTTTGCATTGGCTATCACGCTAACGCCTTTATCGAGTGCATCAGCTATTTTGCAAGCCACACCGTTGATCGCAATGATAGGTGCAGCCTTATTGTTTGGTGAACAGGTTGGCTTTAAACGCTGGATTGCCGTAATGGTTGGTTTTTGTGGCGTGTTGATGATTATTCGCCCAGGCCTTGATGGCTTTGAAGTAACGTCTTTATTTGCGGTGGTGGCGACCTTAGGTTTTGCTGGCCGCGATTTAGCAACCCGTGCAGCTTCGCCGGTATTGTCTAATATGCAACTTGGGGTGTATGGATTTTTTGTGTTAATCCCTGCGGGCATTGCGATACAGCTATACCAACACGAGCCATTACAACTCGGTTCAACTGCCGCAGCACAAATTATCGGTGCCATCGTGTTTGGGGTGATGGCTTATAATGCCCTCACCATCGCTATGCGCGCTGGCGATGTATCGGTTATTTCTCCTTTTCGTTATACCCGTTTATTATTTGCCTTAGGCTTGGGGATATTTATATTTGGAGAGTCCCCAGATTTAGCTACCCTACTTGGAAGCTTGCTGGTGGTATTAAGCGGCGGATATACCCTAATCCAAACGCGTAAAACAGTCACAGCAAGTTTGATAAAGAATAGCGCATGAGTAGAGTGAGTTGATTTACTTTACAAATAACATGCCACCCAGCCTAACTCTGCGTTAGATAAATGTGTTGATAAATACCTAATGACCATTAGTGTCAAAATGCAGTAATTTAAAATGCGCCAATTGATACGATAAATTGAGACCTTAGTTTGAGTGATTGCGCGAATTGATGTTGATGGGGTCTGGCACTCGTCGCCAATCGGTCTTCCTACTGACGAGGTTCAGCCCAAAGCGCTTGAATGAGCAGGTTAGCTTCGCTGATATGTGAAAGTGTCGACGGTACTTATGTAAATTATTTTTTATGTACACCAGAAGTGGCCGAAAAAGCATCGTTCAATAGTTAAATGCTAACGCTTTGTTGATCATCAAAATGGTGTCAAGTCAATCTCGGTGAACGCTTATATTGGCAGCATGTCATAGCCCTCAATATCACCAAAAGTAATGATCTTTCGATGATATTGAGGAATACTTAAGTCTGCCTTAAAGCTTAAATTTGCTCACAATACCATTTAGAGTATTCGCCATTCCGCCCAGCTCATTTGCAAGTTCGGTAGTGCTATCGGCGTGCTTATTGGTTTCTTTTGCCGAATCATTGATCTCCAGCACACTCTGGTTAATTTCCGCGGCGACCTGAGTCTGCTGCTCTGATGCTGTGGCGATCTGGTCATTCATATTAAGAATAACAGAAACAGAAGTGGTGATTTGTGTCAGGGATAGGTTTGCTTCCTCTGTCTTGGTCGACGTTTGTCGAGCGAGCAGCGTACTCTTGCCCATTTGATCTACCGCTTTTTTAGCCTCTGTTTGAAGCTTTTCAATCATCATAGTGATCTCATTGGCGCTATCTTGTGTTCGGCTTGCAAGGTTTCGAACTTCATCTGCGACTACCGCGAATCCGCGACCTTGTTCACCAGCACGTGCCGCTTCAATGGCAGCATTTAGAGCCAAAAGATTAGTCTGATCGGCAATGCCTTTAATCACATCGAGAATGCTACCAATATTGACCGTTTCTGCCTCAACGTTTTCGATGACATGGGTGACACCGTTCATCTCATTGACCAGTAAACGGATATTAGCATTCATATCCTCGACCACTTTCATTCCAACCTCAGAATATTCGCTAGCGCCCTGGGCCGACTCTGCCGCTTGCAGTGCACTTCGTGCTACTTCATCGACGGTGGAGGTCATTTCGTTCATCGCGGTCGAAGTCTGCTCAAGCTGGACTGTTTGTGCCTTCGAGCCATCACTCATCGTTTCGGCAGACGATGAAAGCGAAGCAGAAGAGCGATTAAGATCATTTGTTGTGTTATTAATATTGGCGACAATGGCCCTAAGATTCTGTGCCATGGCGATCACATTGCCATAAATACCATCCTCCTGCCCGGAAGAGGATAAATTCATACTCAAATCTCCCTCTGCTACTTGCTTAACCATGTTTGATATTTCAAGTGGTTCCCCGCCAATAGGTTTGTAAATAAGGCGAATAACCATCTGGTAAATAACGGCCATGAGTACAATCAGGGAGATTATAATCAAAATAAGAGTATCATATAGATTATTAAAACTAGCAGCTTCTATGACTTTCATCGATTCATAGCTAGCCACAGTCCAATTACGGACTTTCATTTTATGACTTGTGACAAAGTAATCGCCCAAACCCGGAGCCGTGTACGTCATCGACTTGTTTGAGTCAGATATTACCTTGTATTGCGGGCGTAATTCGAATATGTTCTTGCCAATATTGTCTTTTACCTCACTCGATACTATGTAGCCATCGCTGCGGTAAACGAACATCTGATTGTTACTGGTAAGAGATGCAACAAAATCACTAAATAACTTAACCGGGACATTGATTAACACCACCCCAGAAATTTCCCCCTGGTGCATAATAGGCACTGAAAGGCCAAATACTTCGACGTTCTTGGTGACATCGACAAAGGATGTGCTGACGACGTAGCGCTCACCTGCAAAAATATTTATGAACCACTCACGCTTGGCCGTGATTGCATTGAAATTAGCGACAACCTCACCGTCACTAATCAGGGTGCCACCTTTCAAGCCTAAATAGATCCCCGCTTCACCACTAATCGTCTTGGCTATTTCCTCAACGGTGAGGTTTGCTCGTTCCAGATCAAGTTCGCCATTTTCATCGAAAAAGAATGCAGCGGAATCGATCACATCGAAAAATCGCATTAATTTTTCATCTAATGCCTGAGCCACCAGTTTAGATTGTGTTTCAACCTTGTCTTGGTAACTGACCTGGCTGAATTCTGCAAAGTTTTGATAAGCAACGATGGATACCAGCAACACCATAAAAAAAGATAACGAGGTAAATAGCCCCGTTATTTTGTATTTCAACAACATAAATATTCAGCCCATAATGTAAAATAAACAATCAGAGATGTTTCAGCTAATCATTACAGACGTGATCAGAAAAACGTGATTTTTAATTGAAGATAAGGTACAAATAATGTTTATAATTAGCAATTTATTTGCGCCAGACTTTTGAAGTCTTCAGCAACAGGGTGTGTATGTGTAACCTATATCCACTTATGGAATTAATTCCAAATAAATCAATATACAGTGGTCTATAAAATAGTCACTTTTTAGAGCCTAAGCAAAATAATTGGTCTGATCCATTTGGCGTCAACCCACTCGATAGTGCAGGGCAACCGCATGAACGTTTTTCACTCACAAATTGTCCGATAAACATTCAATAATTGTACGGCCGTTAAGCTGAAAACAAGCGCGGATTAATGCAATCGAGTCCACCTTCATCACATAGGTGAATTATTAAGCACTCATGCGGTCGCCCTGCTCGATAGTGTGTAACAAGGAAGGAGTCTATGAAACAACGTTAAATGAGAATAGATAGGTAAAATAAAGATAATAAACCGTATGAAACCCCATAAAGTAAATTTATTTATTCGCTAAATTAGTCATTCAATTCTGGATATCTTTAATGTTTATATAATACTTTTTTAATATAAACTAAACACGATGTTTTTCTGTATCCGAATAATAATATTAGCTGGTATTTTTGTGTGTAACACAAATAAAAACCCTCTTTTTTAAGTACAAAAATATAATCTAAATTTAACGATATGGATGTCAATTCTTGATGTTCTTAATAAAATAAAAATAACATGGACACCCATCTTAAAATACTATTTTGAAATGGTAAATAAAGCGTAGTTGAATGGCTAACATTTAGTCATTAGGTGTGGCTGGCTATGTTAAATATTATCTTCAACATACAAAATATATTTTTATTATTATAGTGTTATGAAATTAATTCTGGTTTGTCTCGTTTGAGCTGGGTATTTGTTCTGTATCTGTTAATTAGCTTAATATGAACAATGAAACTAGGTAGTTCAGAGAATCTATCCAATATATTATGCTCAGAATTGGATTAATATAGTGGGACTGGAGTTTGAATGATGTGACTATTTAAGGGGGGGCTTACTGTGCGGCGAGCAGATAGTGTATAGGGTGTTTACTTGCAGATATTACGGCCGATTATTCTCGGCCGCAAACGTTAAAATCAGTTATTTTTTGAAGAACGCTTTGTTAGTGCCATATGGACCTAAGTTTAGATCGCGCTTACGAATTTTATCCACACGATCGAATGCTTCTTCTGCAACATGAAGGTTCTTCACGTCTTTACGCCAGTAGTACTTGAAGCCATCGAAGTGAGCATTCTTTGGATACCAGTACATCACACCTAAACCTTTATCGCTCATGATTGGTGTATTGTGAATGGTGGCGCCTGGAATGTAGAAGTACTGGCCCGTTCCCAAGGTTTGGAATTTGTTGTCGGCAAGGGTCTTGCCTTCGCCGTTAACCACGTAATAACACTCAGGTTGACCATGGAAGTGTGGTGCGTGATCTGATTTACCACCATTGGTGATACCCATTACCGTTGGGCTGTCTGAAAGCTCTTTCCACAGATATCCAACTGGCGCATTTTTAAGTTCACAGTTCTTGGCTTCCATGATGTTGCCTTCGTCGTCCATGGTCTTGCAGAAGCGCTGATCTAAGGCAATGCTGGCATTTGACTGGATGCTGTTAAAATCAATTTTGCCCGCTTCCCAGTCGGCAATATAGGCTTCAACCATTGGGTCGCTACACTGGGAAGGCATAGTATCTTGTGGCGAATATGGCGTGCTGTCATAAGGAACCGGCGTTATCTGCTGGAATGGTAGTTGTACGTGGTTACACTGTGGACCCGCAGCCAATGCCGTGGTTGAAGCGAGTGCGGCAAGGCCGAACATAATTTTTAGTTTCATCATTCATATCCTGTTATGGCTTGATGCCCGAAAGCTGCGATATTGTGCTTGTTCTTTTGGGCTTGAACTAACAATAAAGTGATAATGGTACTGTAAAGGTGAATTGGATCACGCGCCCTTTTTAGCAGCAAACTTATTCGTGACACAGCTCGCGAATAATCTTACCTATCGGCTGAGTTTATGACGTTTTTTCACATGACCATTAAATATGGAACTGCAGGGTGAACTGGGCATAGTGAGATTGCCCCGTTTGTGTCTGCGTGTTTGACCATGAGTATTGGTTGTCGCTGATCTGATAATGACCAAGCTCAACACCCACTTTTAAGGCCGGGGTTAAGTTGGTGAACAGGTTTACACCGAAGTGGCTCCGATCGGTTTGTTCAACTTGAGTTCGGGTATGACCATAAAAAATGGTTGAGCGGGTGGTCTCACTCCAGAAGTGCCGATAGGCGAGCATCGCCGAACTTGTGGTTTCTATTTCACCTTGAATGATATCTTTAGCTGCATCAGTTCCGACATAACGGCCCAGATTGCCATAGTGTAGCTGAAGTCTCAGATCGTCTTTACCAAAGGTATTTATTTTAGCCGCCAGTGAACCGCCCAGACCTAGTTGGGCCGTCTCGCTGGGGTCGAGGTACCTGACTAAGCCTGACAGTGATACATTTCCCCAGTGGCCTTGCTGGTCATAGCGGATGATGGCATCGGGGACATAGTCATTGCTGGTCTCTATCCAGTTGGTTTGTTCCGGGCTATTGCTGACCTGTGTGCCATAGGTATAAGGGTTTTCCAATGCGACCTGCCAGTGACCCGTCTGGTATCTCAGTAGGGCTTGTCTCACCATCGCTTGCCCTACTAAGGGACCGCCAAGATCTGCCGTTTCGGCGAAGGTGCTGGTGTTAACTAATGTTGACCAGGTTTGGCCGGCCGTAAACGCCTCATATTGGATCATCGCATGTCTGACTCTCGGGCTGTAAGAGTTCGATATCACCGGGTTGCCTTGGGAGGAACCGACAAAATCAATCTCGACAAAACCACTGACGTCTCCCTGTGTCAGCTTGAGGTTAAATCGACTCTCCTGAGCGCCAAACTGGGTACGTTTCGCCTCATCCTGAATCGATCCATCTCCATTCCAGCTGGGTTGAAATGCAATGGTGCCGTCGACGTAGCGGGCATTGGTCTTGATAAAACCACCTAATTCATACTCAGTTGCAATAACTGTTGGGGTGGGGAGGAAAGTCAGTAATAGGGTGAGAGGTAAAGATATTTTTATGTTCATAATCTTCTACATGAAGGGATGGAACTAAAAAAAAGCCCTATCAAATAGGGCTTTTTTCAATAATTTATGGGGAAATCAGTAAGTAAAAGTCATGGACTGATATGAAACATGATCCGTATTTAAATCAGAAGTTTGAGCTACTATGCTGGCACTAAAAATCAGGTTCAGATGCGGGAGCGGCATTGAACCTGAGATGACTTAGCTTTTGGTGACTAGAAGTAATAACCAAAGTTGATGTTGACGCGCTTGTCCCAATCATTGCCCGCTTCAGGCAGACCGACGTGATCATTGTTGGCGGTTGAGAAGGTCATGTTTTTACCCATGACGAAATCGAACATAGTATAAGTTGGGCCTGCAGATACTGCGCAACCTGTGACGTTCTGCATGCTGTTGTCGTAGCTGCTGTCATCGACGTCAGGCGTCATAATGCCAAAATCGTTATAGCACTTCACGCTACCCCAGTCTGTTTTGAAGGTCTTAGCGATATTGGCGTTATAGGCTTGGCCTTTAGAAGCGATCTCGTATTGCCAGCTAACTACAGATACACCAATCTTATTTGAATCGACCGCATCAGCGGCATCATATTCATACTGCATCGCTTGAAGTTGTAGGTTCCAGCTATTGTAACTGCTGTCTAAATGAAGCGCCGCGGCGTAGCTATCACCGGTATTGCCCGTTTTATTGTTGTAGATCTGACCATACTGAACAGAACCACCGAAGGTTGTTGAACCGCCTTTATGTTCTGCTGTGTAGGTCTGACGCACGTTAACTTGGTTTGTCTCTTCGTTGTTATACTCGTTGCCATTGATGGTGCCAGTATAGAGATCGGTCGCGTAACGCTTATTCTCGGTTGGACCATATTCA from Shewanella psychromarinicola includes the following:
- a CDS encoding AMP-binding protein, whose translation is MFIPPNQATFPLTLSEYHGATSTTLIDNTIGQYFDDIANTYPDNLAVVVHHQDIRWNYRQYQAKIDALATGLLKLGIQPGDRVGIWSPNNIEWCLTQFATAKIGAIMVCINPAYRPEELEYSLNNVGCRAVICADKFKSSNYLQMLNELVPELSSNLGHLSARALPELEFVIRMGIDKTPGMLNFNDLLVDVNADDQQALATIADTLNSHDSINIQFTSGTTGSPKGATLSHHNILNNAYLVAEAMKLTPVDKLCIPVPLYHCFGMVLGSLSSIIYASAAVYPSESFDPLTTLQIVAQERCTALHGVPTMFIAELEHPQFNQFDLSSLRTGIMAGATCPEEVMRRVQELMYMKEVLIGYGQTECSPLNHITEIDSPIEKQVLTVGRALPHTAVKIINEFGDVVAIGQPGEVCSRGYCIMQGYWNDPAKTAATIDSAGWLHSGDIGQMDELGYVQIVGRIKDMIIRGGENIYPREIEEELYSHKDVQDAAVFGVQSDKYGEEVCAWIKVRANADITEDDIRHFLTEKFAYFKVPRYIKFVDQYPMTVTGKIQKFKMRELMYEELHKAIN
- a CDS encoding DMT family transporter, which produces MNNTKGSLFMVAAMAAFSIEDMLIKSAAETTSIGLILALFGFGGMLVFMLLTWRKGQTILHPALMSKPILIRAACEVVGRFCFALAITLTPLSSASAILQATPLIAMIGAALLFGEQVGFKRWIAVMVGFCGVLMIIRPGLDGFEVTSLFAVVATLGFAGRDLATRAASPVLSNMQLGVYGFFVLIPAGIAIQLYQHEPLQLGSTAAAQIIGAIVFGVMAYNALTIAMRAGDVSVISPFRYTRLLFALGLGIFIFGESPDLATLLGSLLVVLSGGYTLIQTRKTVTASLIKNSA
- a CDS encoding methyl-accepting chemotaxis protein, with protein sequence MLLKYKITGLFTSLSFFMVLLVSIVAYQNFAEFSQVSYQDKVETQSKLVAQALDEKLMRFFDVIDSAAFFFDENGELDLERANLTVEEIAKTISGEAGIYLGLKGGTLISDGEVVANFNAITAKREWFINIFAGERYVVSTSFVDVTKNVEVFGLSVPIMHQGEISGVVLINVPVKLFSDFVASLTSNNQMFVYRSDGYIVSSEVKDNIGKNIFELRPQYKVISDSNKSMTYTAPGLGDYFVTSHKMKVRNWTVASYESMKVIEAASFNNLYDTLILIIISLIVLMAVIYQMVIRLIYKPIGGEPLEISNMVKQVAEGDLSMNLSSSGQEDGIYGNVIAMAQNLRAIVANINNTTNDLNRSSASLSSSAETMSDGSKAQTVQLEQTSTAMNEMTSTVDEVARSALQAAESAQGASEYSEVGMKVVEDMNANIRLLVNEMNGVTHVIENVEAETVNIGSILDVIKGIADQTNLLALNAAIEAARAGEQGRGFAVVADEVRNLASRTQDSANEITMMIEKLQTEAKKAVDQMGKSTLLARQTSTKTEEANLSLTQITTSVSVILNMNDQIATASEQQTQVAAEINQSVLEINDSAKETNKHADSTTELANELGGMANTLNGIVSKFKL
- a CDS encoding cupin domain-containing protein — translated: MMKLKIMFGLAALASTTALAAGPQCNHVQLPFQQITPVPYDSTPYSPQDTMPSQCSDPMVEAYIADWEAGKIDFNSIQSNASIALDQRFCKTMDDEGNIMEAKNCELKNAPVGYLWKELSDSPTVMGITNGGKSDHAPHFHGQPECYYVVNGEGKTLADNKFQTLGTGQYFYIPGATIHNTPIMSDKGLGVMYWYPKNAHFDGFKYYWRKDVKNLHVAEEAFDRVDKIRKRDLNLGPYGTNKAFFKK
- a CDS encoding DcaP family trimeric outer membrane transporter produces the protein MKISLPLTLLLTFLPTPTVIATEYELGGFIKTNARYVDGTIAFQPSWNGDGSIQDEAKRTQFGAQESRFNLKLTQGDVSGFVEIDFVGSSQGNPVISNSYSPRVRHAMIQYEAFTAGQTWSTLVNTSTFAETADLGGPLVGQAMVRQALLRYQTGHWQVALENPYTYGTQVSNSPEQTNWIETSNDYVPDAIIRYDQQGHWGNVSLSGLVRYLDPSETAQLGLGGSLAAKINTFGKDDLRLQLHYGNLGRYVGTDAAKDIIQGEIETTSSAMLAYRHFWSETTRSTIFYGHTRTQVEQTDRSHFGVNLFTNLTPALKVGVELGHYQISDNQYSWSNTQTQTGQSHYAQFTLQFHI